A stretch of Fusarium fujikuroi IMI 58289 draft genome, chromosome FFUJ_chr10 DNA encodes these proteins:
- a CDS encoding related to triacylglycerol lipase II precursor, translated as MRSLLKLATAVALLTGGVLGRQAPAVRVKNGTLEGKYVAGLDQDLFLGVPFAQPPVGQLRLQNPQPLNETFKVKKVTKYADSCVGYGNSPDQGPATFSEDCLTLNIVRPAVSKGGKKEKLPVGVFIHGGGWTMDFSANGVYNMSFMVEESVKMGKPFIGVSVDYRLSFWGFMASKDILDAGVANLGLKDQRIALHWVKENIAAFGGDPSKVTIFGESAGGGNVGYQAMAYGGIDEGLFRGIIAESGADGTDMKNYTGPQQRYDTIVKAVGCDKESDKLACLRQVPFEKLNATSTKIQGSFYPVVDDDFVPDYPSRLLADGNFTKVPLMAGTNADEGSFFGLPGVDSTEEAVSKLRAAGLDGDTIDTLLALYPNIDALGIPSGYRYKPSDPVKKQYKRWAALQGDQLFMSWRRARTDAWSKHNVTSYAYLFESPNTNMPDYIGTPHFVEVAYVFYNLLGQGYGKGQGPLVNASKEVLDLAKLVSHMWISFITELNPNEHGISGIPEWPVFNNGGGYGEHFYFNPNGSMAQPDTLRLAGTTFMNSISADQYGR; from the exons ATGCGTTCTCTCTTGAAACTGGCCACTGCGGTCGCCCTTCTCACTGGAGGCGTTCTTGGACGACAAGCACCTGCTGTGCGAGTCAAGAACGGTACCCTTGAGGGCAAATATGTCGCTGGATTAGATCAAgatctcttcctcggtgTTCCCTTTGCTCAACCTCCCGTCGGCCAACTTCGTCTCCAGAACCCTCAGCCTTTGAACGAGactttcaaggtcaagaaggtcacCAAGTATGCTGATTCTTGTGTCGGTTATGGG AATAGCCCTGATCAAGGTCCTGCGACCTTCAGCGAGGACTGCCTGACTCTAAACATTGTCAGGCCCGCTGTGTCCAAGGGtggcaagaaggagaaacTTCCAGTTGGTGTCTTTATCCACGGTGGAGGTTGGACCATGGACTTTAGCGCCAACGGTGTTTACAACATGAGCTTCATGGTAGAGGAGTCTGTCAAGATGGGCAAGCCCTTCATTGGAGTCTCCGTCGACT ACAGACTTTCTTTCTGGGGATTTATGGCCAGCAAGGATATCCTCGATGCTGGAGTTGCCAACCTCGGCTTGAAGGACCAGCGCATTGCCCTGCACTGGGTCAAGGAGAATATTGCTGCCTTCGGTGGTGACCCTTCAAAGGTTACCATCTTCGGTGAGAGTGCTGGCGGTGGTAACGTCGGTTACCAAGCCATGGCTTACGGAGGTATTGACGAGGGGCTATTCCGTGGTATCATCGCCGAATCTGGAGCTGATGGCACTGACATGAAGAACTACACCGGACCGCAGCAGCGCTACGACACTATCGTCAAGGCAGTTGGCTGTGATAAGGAATCCGACAAGCTTGCTTGTCTCCGCCAAGTTCccttcgagaagctcaatGCCACGAGTACTAAGATCCAGGGCAGCTTCTACCCTGTCGTTGACGATGACTTTGTTCCCGACTATCCCTCCAGGCTTCTCGCCGACGGAAACTTCACCAAGGTGCCTCTCATGGCTGGAACAAATGCCGATGAGGGTAGCTTCTTTGGTCTGCCCGGCGTTGACTCTACTGAAGAGGCTGTTTCTAAGCTTCGAGCTGCTGGACTTGATGGTGATACTATCGACACGCTCTTGGCTCTGTATCCCAACATCGACGCTCTTGGGATTCCATCGGGTTACCGTTACAAGCCAAGTGATCCTGTCAAGAAGCAATATAAGAGATGGGCTGCTCTGCAGGGCGACCAGCTCTTCATGTCGTGGAGACGTGCGCGAACCGATGCTTGGTCTAAGCACAACGTGACTTCATACGCATACCTATTCGAGTCTCCCAACACCAATATGC CCGACTACATTGGAACTCCTCACTTCGTCGAGGTCGCCTACGTTTTCTACAACTTGCTCGGCCAAGGCTACGGCAAGGGCCAAGGCCCTCTTGTCAACGCGTCAAAAGAGGTTCTCGACCTTGCTAAGCTCGTGAGCCATATGTGGATCAGTTTCATCACCGAGCTCAACCCCAACGAACACGGAA TTTCCGGTATTCCCGAGTGGCCTGTTTTCAACAATGGCGGTGGCTACGGCGAGCACTTCTACTTCAATCCTAATGGATCGATGGCTCAGCCTGATACTCTCCGACTGGCTGGTACTACGTTTATGAACTCGATTTCAGCCGACCAGTATGGAAGATAA
- a CDS encoding probable enoyl-CoA hydratase precursor, mitochondrial: MEEQLVLASTPAEGVRVLALNRPSKRNALSQELITVFLEQLNTASSDDGVRVIVITGSSSFFCAGADIGEISRLDAEDARGCRYLADLCSGMQAVRKPLIAAVEGMALGGGFELALMCDLIFSADGSRFGLPEVKIGLIPGAGGTQRLTNAVGKYKAMQMILLGQPISAEEARSVGLVAQLYESGKVLEHVVKDHASTLAALSPTALVLAKEAICRSDDLGADHEFERSLYYFAFGTGDKREGVKAFLEKRKPEWGPR, encoded by the exons ATGGAGGAGCAATTGGTCCTTGCGTCGACGCCTGCAGAAGGCGTACGCGTCCTCGCGTTAAACAGACCCTCCAAGCGAAACGCCCTCTCGCAGGAGCTCATTACCGTGTTTCTGGAACAGCTGAACACGGCGTCCAGTGACGATGGCGTGCGAGTCATTGTCATCACCGGcagctcttctttcttctgcg CGGGAGCTGATATCGGGGAGATCTCGCGGCTCGATGCGGAAGACGCGCGGGGCTGTCGCTATCTGGCGGACCTTTGCTCGGGGATGCAGGCCGTGCGCAAGCCCTTGATAGCGGCTGTTGAGGGAATGGCG CTCGGAGGGGGCTTTGAGCTTGCTCTCATG TGTGACCTGATCTTTTCCGCGGACGGAAGCCGCTTCGGCCTTCCAGAAGTCAAGATTGGTCTCATCCCTGGCGCTGGCGGCACACAGCGTCTGACCAACGCCGTGGGAAAGTACAAG GCCATGCAGATGATCCTCCTTGGCCAGCCCATATCAGCGGAAGAGGCCCGATCCGTGGGTCTTGTTGCGCAGCTGTATGAGAGCGGCAAAGTCCTCGAACACGTTGTGAAGGATCATGCATCGACGCTTGCGGCCCTGAGCCCCACGGCGTTGGTATtggctaaagaggctatctgTAGAT CTGATGATTTGGGGGCCGATCATGAGTTTGAGAGGAGTTTGTATTACTTTGCGTTTGGGACAGGGGATAAGCGAGAGGGTGTCAAGGcgttcttggagaagaggaagccagAATGGGGGCCTAGGTAA